In a single window of the Thermus amyloliquefaciens genome:
- the ribF gene encoding riboflavin biosynthesis protein RibF, with amino-acid sequence MLFSEVADVPKGAKVVAVGSFDGVHLGHQHLLRQALAEAKALRLPLLVYTFDPPTKVFTRGEGFLMDLTEKVEALRALGVELILAVAFNETFAQREAEAFLEDLRRLGASRIYVGEDFRFGKGRGGGPEDLARVAPVRTVPLLTLGGEPVKSSRIRTLLQEGRVEEARHLLGRPYGAYGVVVEGEKLGRKLGFPTANLAVHPKKVLPPGVFAVEAQGTFGRHKGVANVGSRPTVNGTERRLEVHLLGFAGELYGEEMQIAFLKRLREERRFPDLQALRTQIAQDVEAARAYFGL; translated from the coding sequence ATGCTTTTCTCCGAGGTCGCTGACGTTCCCAAGGGGGCCAAGGTGGTGGCGGTGGGCTCCTTTGACGGGGTGCACCTGGGCCACCAGCACCTCCTCCGCCAGGCCCTGGCCGAGGCCAAAGCCTTGCGCCTGCCCCTTCTGGTCTACACCTTTGACCCCCCCACCAAGGTCTTCACCCGCGGGGAGGGGTTCCTGATGGACCTCACGGAAAAGGTGGAGGCCCTTAGGGCCCTGGGGGTGGAGTTGATCCTGGCGGTGGCCTTCAACGAGACCTTCGCCCAGAGGGAGGCGGAGGCGTTTTTGGAGGACCTCAGGCGGCTTGGAGCCAGCCGCATCTATGTGGGGGAAGACTTCCGTTTTGGCAAGGGGCGGGGCGGGGGCCCCGAGGACCTGGCCCGGGTGGCCCCGGTGCGCACGGTGCCCCTCCTGACCCTGGGGGGAGAGCCGGTGAAAAGCAGCCGCATCCGCACCCTCTTGCAAGAGGGCCGGGTGGAGGAGGCGCGCCACCTCCTAGGCCGGCCCTACGGGGCCTACGGGGTGGTGGTGGAGGGGGAAAAGTTGGGGAGGAAGCTGGGCTTTCCCACCGCCAACCTGGCCGTCCACCCAAAGAAGGTCCTCCCCCCCGGGGTATTCGCCGTGGAGGCCCAGGGGACCTTCGGCCGCCACAAGGGTGTGGCCAACGTGGGCTCGAGGCCCACGGTAAACGGCACGGAAAGGAGGCTGGAGGTGCACCTTCTGGGCTTTGCCGGCGAGCTCTACGGGGAGGAGATGCAGATCGCCTTCCTGAAGCGCCTGCGGGAGGAAAGGCGCTTCCCGGACCTTCAGGCCCTCAGGACCCAGATCGCCCAGGACGTGGAGGCCGCCCGGGCCTATTTTGGGCTTTAG
- a CDS encoding NUDIX domain-containing protein, translating to MSRTYLYRGRILSLALEGRYEIVEHKPAVAVIAVQEGKMLFVRQHRPAVGLAPLEIPAGLIEPGEDPLEAARRELAEETGLLGDLTPLFSYYVSPGFTDEKTHVFLAQNLRATQATPDEDEAIEVVWLEPEKALAMHQRGEVEFSATGLVGVLYYHAFLRGR from the coding sequence GTGAGCCGCACCTACCTGTACCGGGGCCGCATCCTGAGCCTGGCCCTGGAAGGCCGTTACGAGATCGTGGAGCACAAGCCGGCGGTGGCGGTCATCGCGGTCCAGGAGGGGAAGATGCTCTTCGTGCGCCAGCACCGTCCGGCGGTGGGCCTCGCCCCCCTGGAGATCCCCGCGGGGCTCATAGAGCCGGGAGAGGACCCCCTGGAAGCTGCCCGGCGGGAGCTGGCCGAGGAAACGGGCCTTTTGGGGGACCTCACGCCCCTTTTCAGCTACTACGTCTCCCCAGGCTTCACCGACGAAAAGACCCACGTCTTCCTGGCGCAGAACCTGAGGGCAACCCAAGCCACCCCCGATGAGGATGAGGCGATAGAGGTGGTCTGGCTGGAGCCGGAAAAGGCCTTGGCAATGCACCAAAGGGGCGAGGTGGAGTTTTCCGCCACCGGGCTTGTGGGGGTGCTTTACTACCATGCTTTTCTCCGAGGTCGCTGA